In one window of Arachis ipaensis cultivar K30076 chromosome B06, Araip1.1, whole genome shotgun sequence DNA:
- the LOC107604734 gene encoding UBP1-associated protein 2A translates to MGKKRKVAPKSSQTVEPPPKQHQPEPQQEYEEVEEEVEEEVEEEEEVEEEEEEEEEEEEEQEGGNEQKQQQEDEDDEPIPKLLEPFGKDQILSLLCEAAAKHRDVADRIRRVADEDAVHRKIFVHGLGWDTTAETLISAFRQYGEIEDCKAVTDKISGKSKGYGFILFKTRRGARNALKQPQKKIGNRMTACQLASIGPVQQPAQQPAAAAASSGSAVSEYTQRKIYVSNVGSELDPQKLMAFFSRFGEIEEGPLGLDKVTGKPKGFCLFVYKSVESAKRALEEPHKEFEGHVLHCQKAIDGPKQGRMQLQHNVPRTQFQRNDNAGFGAGVGGGIGNNVQGHLMAPAAAAATPLGVNQAAVPPLNPALGQALTALLTQQGASLGLTNLLGGLGSTAGAVNSGVPAAAAAAHTMQGGYSTQQNISPGVMSAYGSQVGLQAAYPNQQVGQGGSSGRAQPGVGQYGGVAPYMGH, encoded by the coding sequence ATGGGCAAGAAGCGGAAGGTTGCACCCAAATCATCTCAAACCGTTGAGCCCCCGCCCAAGCAGCACCAACCTGAACCTCAACAGGAATACGAAGAGGTTGAGGAAGAGGTAGAAGAAGAGgtcgaagaagaggaggaggtagaggaagaagaggaagaggaggaggaggaagaagaagaacaagaaggagGTAACGAACAAAAGCAACAACAAGAGGACGAAGACGACGAGCCCATACCGAAGCTTCTAGAACCTTTTGGTAAGGACCAGATCTTGAGTCTTCTCTGCGAAGCGGCCGCCAAGCACCGTGACGTGGCCGATCGAATCCGTCGGGTGGCCGACGAGGACGCTGTCCACCGGAAGATCTTCGTCCACGGCCTTGGTTGGGACACCACCGCCGAGACCCTCATCAGTGCGTTCCGCCAGTACGGCGAGATCGAGGACTGCAAGGCCGTCACCGATAAGATCTCCGGCAAGTCCAAGGGCTACGGATTTATCCTCTTCAAGACCCGCCGCGGCGCCCGCAATGCCCTCAAGCAGCCGCAGAAGAAGATCGGTAACCGCATGACAGCGTGCCAGCTGGCATCCATAGGCCCCGTCCAGCAGCCGGCACAGCAGCCTGCTGCCGCGGCCGCCTCGTCAGGGTCGGCAGTCTCCGAATACACGCAGAGAAAGATCTATGTGAGCAACGTTGGGTCCGAATTGGACCCGCAGAAGCTGATGGCGTTCTTCTCGAGGTTCGGTGAGATCGAGGAAGGGCCATTGGGGCTCGACAAGGTCACTGGGAAGCCAAAGGGGTTCTGTTTGTTCGTTTACAAGAGCGTTGAGAGTGCGAAGAGGGCGTTGGAGGAGCCTCACAAGGAATTTGAGGGACACGTGTTGCATTGCCAGAAGGCCATTGATGGACCCAAGCAAGGGAGGATGCAGCTGCAGCACAACGTTCCAAGGACGCAGTTTCAGAGAAACGACAACGCAGGGTTTGGTGCTGGTGTTGGTGGTGGCATTGGTAACAATGTGCAGGGGCATTTGATGGCGCCCGCGGCTGCCGCAGCCACCCCTTTAGGGGTGAACCAAGCAGCTGTGCCGCCGCTGAATCCGGCACTTGGGCAGGCATTGACGGCCCTGCTTACTCAGCAGGGTGCTTCGTTGGGGCTCACCAATTTGTTGGGAGGTTTGGGATCAACTGCAGGGGCTGTTAATTCAGGCGTTCCAGCGGCAGCAGCAGCAGCACACACGATGCAGGGTGGTTACAGTACTCAGCAGAATATAAGCCCTGGTGTTATGAGCGCGTACGGGAGTCAGGTAGGGCTGCAGGCGGCTTATCCGAACCAGCAGGTCGGGCAGGGTGGCAGCTCTGGAAGAGCGCAACCTGGCGTTGGGCAGTATGGTGGTGTTGCTCCTTACATGGGGCACTAG